In a genomic window of Dyadobacter fermentans DSM 18053:
- a CDS encoding GNAT family N-acetyltransferase, translated as MTTLRRTDSEDPDFITLVKLLDAELAERDGADHGFYSQFNKIDKIRHVVVCYENGQPVGCGAVKPFDDEAMEVKRMYVSPAGRQKGIASRVLAELETWAAEMGYTKCVLETGKRQPEAIALYERRGYLRTPNYGQYVGVENSVCFEKSLNG; from the coding sequence ATGACAACTTTAAGAAGAACCGACTCGGAAGACCCGGATTTCATCACTTTGGTAAAACTGCTCGACGCCGAACTGGCGGAGCGCGACGGCGCCGACCACGGTTTTTATTCCCAATTCAACAAAATCGACAAGATCCGCCACGTCGTGGTATGCTATGAAAACGGCCAGCCCGTCGGCTGCGGCGCGGTGAAGCCATTCGACGACGAGGCGATGGAGGTAAAACGCATGTATGTTTCACCCGCAGGACGCCAAAAAGGCATCGCAAGCCGCGTCTTAGCCGAGCTGGAAACGTGGGCCGCCGAAATGGGCTACACCAAATGCGTGCTGGAAACCGGCAAGCGCCAACCCGAGGCCATCGCCTTGTACGAAAGGCGAGGCTACCTGCGCACACCCAATTACGGGCAATATGTGGGGGTTGAAAACAGCGTATGCTTTGAAAAATCTTTGAATGGCTAG